One region of Gemella haemolysans ATCC 10379 genomic DNA includes:
- a CDS encoding ABC transporter permease, translating into MSNIENIFADRRKKEQELKLTYSKYIFNSHLIMFLIIVLGAVLINYSKWIAVASQFELYSVFIAASLAFSYYLISTKIKTYIKEADAVFLLPLEKYYKNVGRKTVINVSVTHIIAFVIFYFAVKPITSIIGNIDKLSICLLLMVIVINNLLKYVQVIHYKEIIWIKILQFIVTFIQIIAVFIINTYIHIADMAGIISLAFCAYYVIKNSTGSKSSEDQEKLVVKWNEAAEYDKHRMESYLKFVNMFVDVPLSGVKVARRKYFDALLPKLTKDNFTKENSFKYYYYRVFLRQENTVFLALRLMLLSGLIIFSFKNPYVSAVVIISYSYLTIIQLVPLYKQMSNNIWHSILPVDESIKIDSFKKLLTVVMLITTILLALFALLFSNFEGMTIVIIIASVVLANIIAKIFIEKVK; encoded by the coding sequence ATATCTTTGCGGATAGACGCAAGAAAGAGCAGGAGTTAAAACTAACCTATAGTAAGTATATTTTTAATTCGCACCTAATTATGTTTCTTATTATTGTGTTAGGAGCAGTATTGATTAATTATTCTAAATGGATAGCTGTGGCGAGCCAATTTGAATTATACTCAGTATTTATAGCTGCATCATTAGCATTTAGTTACTATTTGATAAGTACAAAGATTAAAACGTATATAAAAGAAGCAGATGCAGTGTTTTTATTACCATTAGAGAAGTACTATAAAAACGTTGGTAGAAAAACTGTTATAAATGTATCGGTAACACACATTATAGCGTTTGTCATCTTTTATTTTGCAGTTAAGCCTATTACTAGTATTATTGGAAATATTGATAAATTATCTATATGTTTACTGCTTATGGTAATTGTAATAAACAATTTATTAAAATACGTTCAAGTTATTCACTATAAAGAAATTATTTGGATTAAAATTTTACAATTTATAGTGACTTTTATACAGATAATTGCAGTATTCATAATTAATACTTATATTCATATAGCTGATATGGCTGGTATAATTAGCTTGGCATTCTGCGCATATTATGTTATTAAGAATTCTACGGGCTCAAAGAGTTCAGAAGATCAAGAAAAGCTAGTTGTTAAATGGAATGAAGCGGCTGAGTATGATAAGCATCGTATGGAGAGTTACTTGAAATTCGTGAATATGTTTGTGGATGTACCATTAAGCGGGGTAAAAGTAGCTAGAAGAAAATATTTTGATGCATTATTACCTAAATTAACTAAAGACAATTTCACAAAAGAAAATAGTTTTAAATATTATTATTATAGAGTCTTTTTAAGACAGGAAAATACAGTGTTTTTAGCTTTAAGGCTTATGCTATTATCAGGATTAATAATTTTTAGTTTTAAAAATCCTTATGTTAGTGCAGTAGTTATAATATCTTATAGTTATCTAACAATTATTCAGCTTGTTCCTCTATATAAACAGATGAGTAATAATATTTGGCATAGTATATTACCAGTTGATGAAAGTATTAAAATCGATAGCTTTAAGAAATTATTAACTGTTGTAATGTTAATAACAACAATATTACTTGCATTATTTGCACTATTATTTAGTAATTTTGAAGGAATGACTATAGTTATAATTATTGCATCGGTAGTTTTAGCTAATATTATAGCTAAGATTTTTATTGAAAAAGTAAAATAG